The DNA segment TCCCCCTCCTCGACCGTACTCCACAGCTTCTTTCTCCTGTCCGTCAATGTCTCGTCCAGAAGATCTTCGCCATCGAGGTGGAGGCAGTCGAAGAGGAAGAGGCGCACTGGATACTCCTCCTTCGCCTTCTCCAGGCCATGGATCCTCCCCCGCCTGTGGGAGACCTCCTGGAAGGGCAGGAACTTGCCCGTTACCAGGTTCACGGGTACGGCCTCCCCCTCGACGATGCCCTCCTTCCCGCGGAAGCTCTCCCGTAGCGCGGACACGATGTCCGGGAACTGCTCCGTCACGTCCTCGAGCCGCCTGGAGAACAGGCTGATCTCGTCCTCGCTGATGTGTGCTTGAATCCTCAACCCGTCGTACTTGTACTCGAACGCGCACTCGCCCAGCTTCTCGAATATCTCGTCGAGCGACGACAAGCGCTCGCACAGCATCGCCCTGATCGGGGTCCCGAGCTCCAGGTGCACCTTGTCGAGTCCGGCTTCCCCTTCCTCGGCGAGCAGCTTGGCCACCCGCCCGAGGTCGGACCACACGTTGTACGCCCGCTCGATCTCGTCCCTCCTCTCCTTCGTTGCGAACGCCACTGCCAAAGCGTCTATCATCGTCAGGTCCGCGATCCCGATCCGCATGGAACCCGCCACTGACTTGACTATGTACTTCGCCTCGAGCTGGGTCGAGTCGTGCAGGAGCTCCGCGAGCAGCTTCATCTTCAGGTCCTGGGAGCCAGACCCGCTCGCGTCGGCGATCTTCATGAAGTTGCCGTACACGCGTTCGACCGTGAGCGGGTTCGCGAAGAGCGCTGTCTGCTTCTTGTTCTCGATGGCCTCCTGAGCGGCGAGCCCGATGTCGCCCTTCTCCCGCAAGAGCGTGAGTATCTCCTCCTCGCCTATGCCCGTTGTGAACGTGAGCGTCTTGACGATGAGCTTTCCCGCCAGTCCCAACTCCTTGCCGTAGAAATCGGGAAGCAGCTTCCCCTGCGTGAGGTAGACGACCTTGTCCAGGATCTCGGGCGGGACGGACGTGAAGAGCTCCACGAGGTGGTCGGTCATCTCCAGCCGCTTGGGCGTGCCCTCTATCTTCTCGTAGACTCTGACCAGATCCTCGTAGGCGGTCTCCAACCTAGCCCCTCGATTTTCTCACTATATTGGCAATGATCTTCTTAGAGGATCCCAGGTAGTTGGCGGGGTCCATCGTTTTTTCTATCTCCCACCCGGTCAAGTATCTCAGAACCATCTTGTCCCTGCGGAGCACGCCCAAGAGATGCTCATCCCTCTTCCTCGCCCATCCCGCGCACTTCCTGGTGAGTTTGTAAGCCTTCTGCCTGTTCATTCCTTTGTTCACGAGAGCGGTCATGACTGCCTCGACCATGGCCTGACCCTTTGTGGCCTCTATGTTCTCAAGCATCCTTTCCTCGTTCACGATCAGACTGCTGTAGACCTTGGCAGTCTTGGCGACTATATCGTCCGTGAGAATGCACACATGCGGGATGATGAACCTCTCCGCACTCGAATTCGTCAGATCCCTCTCATGCCAGAGCAGGACATTCTCGTACGTGGGATGGATGTATCCGCGAACGACCCTGGCAAGACCGCAAATGTTCTCAGATGTGATGGGGTTCCTCTTCTGCGCCATCGTGGAGCTTCCCAGTTGTTCGCGTCCGAAGTGCTCCTCCACCTCTCCCACCTCCGTGCGCTGAAGGCTGCGAACCTCAGTGGCGAACTTCTCCATCGACGTTGCTATTCCCGCCAGGACCGAGATGAACTCCACGTATCTGTCCCGCCCTACTATTTGTGTCGGGCCTTCCTCCACTCCCAGCTCCAATTCCTCCATCATCCTTTTCTGAATGATGAGCGCTCCTTTGCCAAGTGAGGCACCGGTCCCAACGGCACCGAGCATCTTGCCCACGCATATCCTGGGCATGCATTGCTTGAGCCTTCTAATGTGGCGGTTCGTCTCCGCGGCGAAGACAGCCATCTTGAGACCGAAGGTTATGGGGACCGCCGCAAGACCGTGGGTGCGACCGAGCATCACCGTGTCCTTGTGCTTCTTAGCGAGGTCCACGAAGATCTTCTTCAGGTCGCGGAGATTCTTATTGAGGATGCGAATGACTTCCTTCATCTGCAGCGCCGTCGCCGTATCGTTTATGTCGCTGCTCGTCGCCCCGAGATGGACGTACGCTCCTGAGGGGCCGCTCTTCTTGGCTAGAACTCGGACCAGGGCAGCGATGTCGTGCTTGGTCTTCTCCTCCTCTTTCTTTACTGCGTCGACAGATACGATCTTGACTTTCGCGGCGTTTTGTATCGCGACTGCGTCCTTACCAGGTATATTTCCGACTCCCGCATGTGCCCAGGCGAGAGCGGCCTCCACGTCCAGCAGGGCCTGGAGCCTGGACTCCTCGCTGAAGATGGCTTTCATCTCGTCTCTGCCGTACCTAAAATCCAAAGGACAGACCTCCAAGGAGCTCACCAGGTGGTCATACCCGCTCGGCTTATTGAGTTTTCGCCGTGATGACCTCCATCCCCTTCATGTAGGGTCTGAGGGCCTTCGGGACTGTCACGGACCCGTCCGCGGTCTGGTTGTTCTCGAGTATGGCGACGAGCGTTCTGGACGTCGCGAGAGCGGTGCTGTTGAGCGTGTGCAGGACCCGCTTCTCCCCGCCCACCTTGCCGACTCGGATGCGCAGCCGGCGGGCCTGATAGTCCGTGCAGTTGGAGCAGGAGACGACCTCGACGTACTTGCCCTGCCGCGGGGACCAGGCCTCGATGTCGTACTTCTTGGCCGCTACCGTGCCGATGTCGCCCGTGCAGTCGTTCACCACCCTGTACGGTATCTCAAGCATCTGGTGCAGGTCCTCGGCGTTCTTCAGCAGCTCCTCGTGGTACGTCCACGAGTCCTCGGGCGTGGAGAAGATGAACTGCTCGACTTTGTTGAACTGGTGCATGCGGAAGAGACCGCGGGTGTCCACGCCGCGGGAGCCGATTTCCCGCCTGAAGTTGGTGCTGAACCCCGCGTACTTGAGCGGGAGCGCGTCCTCGTCTATGATTTCGCCCTGGTACATCGCCGCTATCGGGTGCTCCGACGTGGCGATGAGGTAGAGGTCCTCGCCCTCGATCTTGTACATGACCGATTCGAAGTCCTCGAGGTCTGTTACTCCCTCGTAGGGCTCCCGCCTGATCATGAACGGCGGCTCGACAGGGATGTATCCCCGCTCGATGAGCAGGTCGAGCGCGAAGTTGATGAGCGCCTGGTCCAGCTGCACTAGCGGGCCCATCATGTAGAGGAAGCCCGCGCCAGCGACCTTCCTGGCCCGCTCGAAGTCCGCCATGCCCAGCGATTCCAGCAGCTCGCCGTGGGCCTTGATCTCGAAGTCCTTGGCGGGAATGTCGCCCCAACTGCTGACCTCAAGGTTGTCGCTGTCATCCGCGCCGACGGGCACGGACTCGTGAAGGATGTTGGGCAGCCGCATGAGGCCCTGCCTGACGCTCGCTTCTAGCTCCTTCCGCTTCTCCTCCACCTTCTCCAGCTCCTTCGGAAGCT comes from the Candidatus Thermoplasmatota archaeon genome and includes:
- a CDS encoding ATP-dependent DNA ligase; its protein translation is METAYEDLVRVYEKIEGTPKRLEMTDHLVELFTSVPPEILDKVVYLTQGKLLPDFYGKELGLAGKLIVKTLTFTTGIGEEEILTLLREKGDIGLAAQEAIENKKQTALFANPLTVERVYGNFMKIADASGSGSQDLKMKLLAELLHDSTQLEAKYIVKSVAGSMRIGIADLTMIDALAVAFATKERRDEIERAYNVWSDLGRVAKLLAEEGEAGLDKVHLELGTPIRAMLCERLSSLDEIFEKLGECAFEYKYDGLRIQAHISEDEISLFSRRLEDVTEQFPDIVSALRESFRGKEGIVEGEAVPVNLVTGKFLPFQEVSHRRGRIHGLEKAKEEYPVRLFLFDCLHLDGEDLLDETLTDRRKKLWSTVEEGDDVRLSTMLVTENKEEVEGFFQESLEIGGEGLIAKALDSPYVAGTRGWNWIKFKKEYEEGMVDTVDLVIVGALAGRGRRAGTYGALLMAAYDAEDGRYKTVCKLGTGFDDITLAAIPDRLEEHKIPAKDPKVVSDMKADFWFSPEVVLEVLGAEITRSPIHTAAWDVVEKGAGLALRFPRFTGRWREDKGPEDATTVKEIVEMYEQQEKVKS
- the serS gene encoding serine--tRNA ligase; the protein is MLDIKQIRENPGAVRDNLAKRRDEEKLELLERVISIDKEWRQVVEEANKLKHERNVVSKSISELKREGKDAAAELQRASELPKELEKVEEKRKELEASVRQGLMRLPNILHESVPVGADDSDNLEVSSWGDIPAKDFEIKAHGELLESLGMADFERARKVAGAGFLYMMGPLVQLDQALINFALDLLIERGYIPVEPPFMIRREPYEGVTDLEDFESVMYKIEGEDLYLIATSEHPIAAMYQGEIIDEDALPLKYAGFSTNFRREIGSRGVDTRGLFRMHQFNKVEQFIFSTPEDSWTYHEELLKNAEDLHQMLEIPYRVVNDCTGDIGTVAAKKYDIEAWSPRQGKYVEVVSCSNCTDYQARRLRIRVGKVGGEKRVLHTLNSTALATSRTLVAILENNQTADGSVTVPKALRPYMKGMEVITAKTQ
- the purB gene encoding adenylosuccinate lyase → MEVCPLDFRYGRDEMKAIFSEESRLQALLDVEAALAWAHAGVGNIPGKDAVAIQNAAKVKIVSVDAVKKEEEKTKHDIAALVRVLAKKSGPSGAYVHLGATSSDINDTATALQMKEVIRILNKNLRDLKKIFVDLAKKHKDTVMLGRTHGLAAVPITFGLKMAVFAAETNRHIRRLKQCMPRICVGKMLGAVGTGASLGKGALIIQKRMMEELELGVEEGPTQIVGRDRYVEFISVLAGIATSMEKFATEVRSLQRTEVGEVEEHFGREQLGSSTMAQKRNPITSENICGLARVVRGYIHPTYENVLLWHERDLTNSSAERFIIPHVCILTDDIVAKTAKVYSSLIVNEERMLENIEATKGQAMVEAVMTALVNKGMNRQKAYKLTRKCAGWARKRDEHLLGVLRRDKMVLRYLTGWEIEKTMDPANYLGSSKKIIANIVRKSRG